TTGATTCGAAACTCCACGCATATGTTGATCCTTACATGATTCAAAATTTCTCCGTGAACCTTGTGGCATGCACATATGACTTAACAAATGTAGGAAGGATTTCTCCACTATTAAAAAAACTAGTCATGATGGAATGATTTTTAGGTAATTTCAGTTCACATTAAATATCGCGGTCAATTAGGTCATAGGCAACCTAATATATTTCTTGCATTCTTACAATTTATGTCATCTAATTATTTTCGAACTTTCTTGTAGAGTTCTCCTGCCAAATCAGATGATcgaattgagaaattgaaaggaGAAGTGAGGAAGATGTTGACAGATGCTATGGATAAACCTTCGCAAAAGTTGAACTTGATCGATCAAATCCAACGTGTAGGAATTGCCTACCATtttaaaattgagataaatcaGCAGCTTGAACAAATCCACGAAAGCTGTTTTAATTTTCACAACGGCGACAAGGACAGCCACCTACACACAACCGCTCTTCTCTTTCGATTGTTGCGACAAGAAGGTTACACAATTTCATGTGGTATGTAATGTTCTAATTCTCATTGATTGATCAGTTGGGCAAATTATGTCCTAGACAATAGTTTGATAGCCCATTTGATTGATTAAGGTGAACACATAAtatcactaacatgtttagttcactatattttttatttgtttgttagtTTACTTTCTCTATATGATTCTCATACCTTgtgttcttcacaaaaatttCCTGCTTTGAAAGGTGAATAGTGCCTTCTTCTATTTCCTCGGTTTAATACGTCATTTTTCCATCGATTCCAGTTGATCTATATGTTGAACATGAATTTTTCATAGTATCTCATGATAACATCTTTTCCCACGTTTTGTTTGGCCATTCAGAAATTTTTAACAAGTTCAAGGACAGCAATGGGAATTTCAACGAATCACTCATCGCCAATGTGCaaggattactaagtctttttGAAGCTTGCCATACAAGGTTTCATGGCGATGATGTTTTGAATGATGCACTTGCTTTTACTATGACTCACCTCAAGTCAATTGATGAAGGAAAAGCAAGCCCTAACCTCAAAAAACAAGTGAGTCATGCCCTAAATCAACCAATCCACAAGGGAATACCAAGGCTAGAGGCAAGGCAATACATTCCACTCTACCAAGAGAAGCCTTCGCATAATGAAGTCTTGCTAGCCTTAGCTAAACTCGATTTCAACTTATTGCAAGAGCAACACCAGAAGGAACTCGGCAACCTTACAAGGTTAACTTCATGATAGCATGTCTGAAATAGCTAGATGTGCTAAGAACACCCAATCGTCATAGATTGATTCGTACAATTTCAAGTTATCctaaattgaaaatcatttgtaaAATCTACAAGGAGTGTTATTATCTTTGGTTCATTGGTCTAAATACTTTCTATAATTCTCTCAATGAAGTGTATAGAAAGTATTTGCCCTAAACAAGATTTGCTGGTGAACCACAGGTGGTGGAAGAATTTAGATATAGAAAGGAAGTTCCCATTTGCTAGAGATAGGCTGGTGGAGATGTATCTTTGGATGTCAATAGTTTATTTTGAGTCAGACTATGAAGCCGCCAGGGAAATACTCACCAAAGTGGCCAGCATGGTTTCCATTATCGATGACATCTATGATGTCAATGGCACGTTGGAAGAACTAGGACTCTTCACAGAAGCAATTGAAAGGTATAATTCGCACTCAGATGCTTTTCTCAATTTACCAATTCTAAACTTgttcaaatttgatcaattgtTTATTAGAGTCGAGTGTGATACTTTTTGAACTCTGAACTTAGTTGGGACATCAATGCCAAAGAAGGATTACCAGAGTACATGCAAGCGTGTTACAAGACAGTTCTTGatttttatgatgaaattgGTTATGAGGTGACTAGCAAAGGACAATCATACCGACTCTTCTATGCAAAAGAAGCAGTAAGCCATTTGAAGTTATATCAATCAATTGCAGTTTTTATCCCGTCCACTGGCAACAAAATATTTAAGTCCACCAAACACTTTAAAGCTTGAATATTGACGTAGTTTTATGTTTGAGGATAAATCCTTAGATGAAAAACCTAGTGAGAGCGTACTTCGCTGAAGCCAAATGGTTCCACCTAAACCACGTACCGACGATGGAGGAGTACATGCCTATTGCATTAACGTCCGCTGCTGTTGAGTTGCTATTGGTGACGTCGTTGCTGGGAATGGAAGATTTTGTAACAAAAGATGCTTTTGACTGGTTGTTATACGGCGACTCGAAGATGGTGAAGGCTGTAAAATTAGTTGGTCGGCTCATGGATGACATCGCCGGACACAAGGTATATGAAAGCTCTACTAGTGAACAGCATTGACTTATCTAAATTTTGTCCATTAGATTTTATCAATAggataaaagaataatttccaCAAGATATGTGTTTACAGTTTGAGCAAGAGAGAGGTCATGGGCCATCTTCAGTGGAATGTTTCATGAAACAATACAAAGTTACAGAGAAAGAGGCTAAGGTGGAACTCCGTAAACAAGTGGCCAATGCATGGAAGGACATTAATGAAGGGTTGTGCTGTACGGCCATCGTCCCCAGGCCACTCCTTGTGCGAATTCTCAACTTTGTACGAGCTATGCATGTGATGTACAAAGATGAGATAGATATCTACACTCATGCTGGAACCAAGTTCAAAGAGTACGTGACTTCTCTGTACGTCAATCCATTGCCGATGTGATGGTTTGGAAGAACAAGTTTAATTACCAAACCATCGTAGATTGCTTTAGACAGTTTTCGAATCTGCTATGTGTGTAATTTAAATTCTGTTTCAACCCCTAAATATTACTCTTCTCTAGCCTGAGAGCTCcttttttttgtggattttgaatgaaataaaataaggagTCTGTAAAAATGTGATATTGGAATATACTAATGTTCTATACAATGAGCGGTTCGGTTTCTTGataaatatcaaatattttttcatatatgcTTATGACAGTCCTAGTATAGTGACCAGCACAAATTACAATATCTAACAGAAAGCTAGCCAAGTTTCATATGTTCAGACAAATTACTTCATTTGTTGGCCGGATATACCTAATCTTGCGATTATACAATCACTATACCCTTGCGATATAAACTTTAACCTACTTTGCATGGTCCTAATCATATTATaattgtccatatcatcttcaatGTAACTAAACAATCATGTCTTATCTCAAAAAAGTCTATTCTCTATTATACCATTTCTTTTGCAAGAAGGTTACGTAATCTTACATTTTGTTCCACGCAGTGCAATCTATGCTCTGCACCCGAGCCCAGCCCTCTATGGACTCAAGCTATGGCATAAGGGACTTGGgtgcctgggcctaggcccctAGTACCAAATCGGGGACCGTGGTGCTAATGGCTAAATCCCCAGAGCCCAGGCTTAGGCCTATTGAGGCCGAGCCCAAATTTATTGAGGCTGGCCCTGGACCCTAGTGTCCGTGCACAAATCCCCAATGCTTTGGCCCTAGTTCACTGAAGTCGGGCATGGGACTCCGATACCCATCAAAACTAGAGAAACTATTAGAAAGCAATGTAGTACCAATTGCCCAATGCAATTTGTTTCCCATCAATTCTAGTGTAAGTTCAAAATAAAACCCACCAATTTGGTCGTTGTTCATATGCATCCCAATTCCCAAAACTTTAACCTATCAAAATGATGTGTGTTCTCAAATAGATTCCAGCCTACATGAATCTGCCTCGCTATTTTTGGGGAAAAGCAACTAAATGATAGTGTATACGCTTTTGACCGACTGAATGGCCACCGGATGTATGAACTAGTCGTGTTGACATTGATTTTGTTTCTCATTCCTGAGGTTAGGCCGATAGCGTGACATTCGGAATTTCCATATTTATAATTATGTACTATTCAGAAATTCGTGTTATAATAATGATACCTATATTTTGAGTTAAGCATTATTTGCCTTAATATTTGGACAAGTATGTTGAGACCTTAATCAAATTCGTAAATTTTGTAGGACGCAGCAGGTAATTTTCATGAACTTAAATTGTCTCGGATTCGACGTGTGAATCGAAATATGTGTGTTAATAATAGAAtggtattaattaaattatcataGTCTTACTAATTCATGGTTATTATTAATCGCATAAGTTTTagttaattaataatattattattgaatAATTTGTGTTAATAGTACTAGAAGAAGGAGAGTACGTTATGCTCGTTACATTTTCCATTGCAAAATTTATCAGTTAAAATTAGAAGTGCTACACGTTATTGAACAAAAGTTTGCATGGCCATGTGTTCTTAAAACATAATATTTTGTGGTTAAATTCTTTTTCACTAAAATTAAGTATGAATTATTGCCAAGGATTTTGCAAATGCTTAATATAACGCACTCATTATCTGTATTAGCTATTAGGGCTTTTAGGGTGCCATGCGCTTTGCTTGCTCCCACGTTCACTACTATCTCTTGGAACAAGTGCTCCTCTCGATGAAATTCTTCGTTGACAAAGTTCAACATCTCTACTTGTTGTAACCTAAATGAGAATACTAGTGAGAGACCTCCGAAAAAAAAATGCGTCTTTCTAAGATCTTTCGATGTTAAGTTCacaatttaatgataaaaatgaatGTCTTTATGGAATTGCTATTCATCAATTTAGAGTTATTCGTGCAAAGTTGCAAACCTAATGTTCTAGGGCTCGATGGGACAGTCATCTAGTCATCTAGCCACATGATAGCTATTATTCATTTTAGTGTCGTACGAGACATGTTGGTTCGAGGGTTTAGTTATGCACGAGGAAATTATAATGCCCCTATAACTTTATCTCGATTTCATGGTTCAATCGACAAGGCCATTTCCTATGAGGCCGCCCCATAGGACTAGTATTATATATCTTGGGTGGTCTTAAGCCTCTCTCACCCTAAAAGCTAACTTAAAAGTGAAACTTTTCTTCATGCTTATAAACCGACCATAGGCCCCGATAATTTGTAACTTGTGACTATTGGATCTAAACTTATTGGCAACGTAGGCTCTAATACTAGTGTTAGATTTTTTGGGTCTCTTTCACCCCAAAAGTTAACTCAAAGAGTAAGATTTTCCCTCACACTATCAACTCCTTTCTTCACAACCAATGTGATACAGCCTTAACAATATATAGGCTAAATAAATTTGGATTTAGCTCATAATCTTCCATTCATTTCTGGATTTTGCATTGTAAATGTTTAGCAATGTTCACCTAAATGAGAGCCtcttgttataattttttttccttgaaagcTGGGTAATCTGGACagatgttattattattattattattattattattattattattattattattattattattattggtggAAAACCCATCAATCAAGATTGATAGAAGGAATTGGGCCAAAAAATCAGCCCCAAAAGTCGGGTACGAAAATCACCTGGAAatgaaaatttctctctccaattAAACCACTAAAATAGAAATCTAAAGCCTGAGTGAAAATGAGGCTGATTTTCCTTTAACTCAATTTATATAAAAACGATCAAATTCTACCCAAAATTACAAGAAACGAAGTAAACTTGTGACATCCTAGGTTTTCAACCCTGTTTTCtgctgaataaatcgggcatttcattgacacgtctatagggctgttctcagagttgatcactctcgagataactagactatctagggaagccattaagaaattttaatacaatagacttgagaattcgatcagaaatcagCTACTtgaccgtgttcatctttagaggtcattacggcacataTATAAAACGATTTGAGATCAGTGATATGTcggttcaactgagatgtgtgacTAATCATAgatgacaccactaaattgaaaaattctctttGGCcgacactaaactgatttttttattgttttggtaccctatgtccatatttgaatcatcgagattttcacaacaaccaagagtcgccaatgtggcaagtgggttcattgtggctcgaagaaaatcgaccacgggtcatttgcactaaaatttttgaaagttactcagtagcctaggtcacgctaaacacgcgtcgaatggaaattaactgtgaattcgAGTCTGATTCCAGAACGTGaagattttgtcatgtcacaataaattctaggaacgtcgacttagtcttagaagatttttcaaagattccgagattttacggaaaatcgttttggatgttgtggaaaattaacagaaattcATATGGGCTGAATTTAAGggagttttgactttcaagcCGAGCTATTTGGCGATGGGCACTTGTAGAAATGGTATAGGctttttcttcaagaaaattggacatcaaatttggggaatttgtaaagaaattgaagctcaaaaTCTAGTAGGGCTACATGTTTTTGGCATCAAAATGGGTAATTTGGTGGATATTACAAGCTAGAAAGTATTATGAGACATTAGATATTTGTGTAGGCTTTAGAGGGACCAAGCTTTAATTGAATCAAGATATAAGGGACATTGCATTCAATTAGATGGATAAAGATGTTGGACTTCAAGCTTTTCAATCTTGCCGAGCACTCCCCCAGCTGCGATCCATCATCAAACGTCGGTCTCCCCTTTACCCAGAACCGGAACAAGCtgcttgttttcattttttggttttcGTCCGAAACTCAGCTCTCACCCCATCGAAATTCTCGACTCCAGCTCTCTCTGTTGACCATCCACCGAAGAAATCTTCACTCGTCCGCAAGCCTTGCTTCCTTCCGTCGCCAGCTATACCTAAGCGAAGACCACCGAACTCATCAAGCCAGCGAAGCAACTCCACCGACCCCCATCTCTTTCTCCATCTCACGCCCACGCGTCCAAGCCCCCATCTTCGTCAACAACCGAAGCCACGAAGCTGCAGCGTCACACGTCCTCAGCGTCGTCGCCCTCGGTCAGCAAACGAACCAGCAGAAGCCCTCCGTTGACCCGCGCTTCTCCCTCACGCTGACAGCACCGAACGAAGCAGCTCCCCATCTTGTTGACCCCGTAAATCCTACCGACTTAGCCGCTCCATCAGGCTGCCGCCCCCACCGAGTCTCCATCGTCCTCAGTCAACTCTAGCGCATCTTGAAGACCAACGACTTCTCCAGCTGCCGCGCGTCTTCAGTCTAGCGAGCTTGAGTCAACAAAACGGCGGTTTGTTGACCCAGCAAGGCCGTTCGAGCTTCAGCCAATCCAGGTACGTGGCTTCAAGCGGCCACTGAAGACCAGCAAAATTTCCGCAGCTGCCCGTGTCGTCCATTGCTCCACCGAAGCAACGCATCCAGTCAACACCAGCTGATCCCCTGCCCGTGTGTTGACTCCAGCAAGCGGCCGAAGCTGCTCTCTCCTTCGATCTTGCCGCGCGTGTCTTCAGTTCATCCAGCCTTTGGGCCCGGTTCAGCACCTGCTTCTTTATTCGGCCCATTAATTCCAGCTGCAGCCCATGTGAGATTCAGCTTTTGAAGCCGGCGAACCCAGTGAATTCTTGAAGCCCAGTCGCAGCAAGCGCAATTCAATCTTCAGCTTTGGGTCCAGCCCATTCGAAGCCAAGCTGTGGCCCGCGAATTCATTTTCAGCCCAGCAGCCCAACCTTCGTTCAGTTTATTTGAAGCCCAAGCCCGTCAACCAAGCCCAGAAATTTCTGTGGTCTTGCAAGACCTGTTGGGCCCGACCCGAGTGTCCGCCAACACCGCCGAAAACTTGGATTTCGGCCGGCCGCCGTCACGCCATCGTCGCGGTGATCCGGTCTTTgcaaatcaagtgagttttgctcactaatgctttattagtttgctaatgatacTTAAgaattgattagatttaattaagtgcaattaggtggttagagtagtttagaacaattaaattagtgacttaatgatgcatgttaggtggttagacatagtcattagcaagtagagagcttCTAATATTTACTGAATGCATCTCAGGATTTTTCATGATCCGTCTCGAGCTTCAATTAGGCAAtacaggcctaaattggatttttagtaattatttattaaatttcgaaattaattatttaattatttattttttggaaattaggcagggatagtcgacgaccggaattttatgctaattgtcATAGCGCTGtcggtttatttaattgagttttattttgtgttgaattgaattatttgtgaaattgaaaattattctttaattgaataatctttggttattaattgaaaaataaatgggcATTGGTTGAtaataccaaaaaaatgttttggtggactatagaAAATGGTGGGAATTATGGAAAGGAAGAGtatggtattttggctaaggccgaccgtgtacccacacacaataaATTTGTATCGGGTATCGTTAATACAAGGGAAATAAgccaattattattttgattgaagATTCTAAGTGTGAAGCACACAGTCTTTGGCCGAGAGTAATTAATCGTGTGAGGGTTATTAGTCACATTGAGCAgactattgaaagatgaaatgatGTATGATTGGTGTGTGACAGTGTGGAATAGGACATGGAAACCACCAAAATTGGAATCGGTTGTGCTTGCTGAGTCGTAATTCAGTATTTCCACCAAAGTATAGTTGTGTCCACTGGACCATAATCTATCACCGAATTTAGAACTGGTTGTACATGCTGAGCCGTAATTCAATATTAATCGCCGAAGATTTAGTAAGCCATGCCcgctgagccgtaattcagcattaccGCCAAAGTTTTAGTAGGCCGTACTCGTTGAGCCGTAATTCAATGTTGGGATTGAATATTCGAGATGACTATGTAGGCCATGCTCGCTGAGCTGTAATTCAGCAGTGAATTTGAGTAAATGAGATGAGCTTACCAAGAAAGGGgcgagatgacatgtaatcgactaaatcaattgatcaatgattcaatttgattgatgtgatgtgatcgtgtatatttgatatatatactgacttgtaggaaggaactgagactgaggtaagttctctgaccCGTGCGTGCATAGGTAGCCCAGTTAacatattggtttactaatcgagttttagggggtagaacttgctgagacgtgatctcaatggttattgtataaccattttaaGACCTTaatgaggagcctgaggaggaggaacctgaggAGAAGAACCCTGatgtgaaacctgaggaggatCCTGAGTACGACCCAAATGAGGACTGAGAttccatcctcttttgtgaaccctgtatGTGTGTGAATAGAGTGAGACTATAAAGTTGTGAATAATTTGTGAAGCACTTGAGTTATGCTctgtataaaagtatggttgcgaatttcaatatgaaaaatgtggcattacttttctatcccattgttttattgtttgagaatttataactgcttccgcatatGTTATTAAAaacgaaagggtcggcgatacatagtcctgagatatcgcattttaaaatcgaccaagtaaaaTGATGTGTGTGTActtgaggatcggggcatgacatcctgtttaagtggtatcagagcgaagtttagagattggagtgataaggagcgttgaccatgggatagttggtaggaaaggcctttaaattcatgctggtgcaagTTGATTCCAACCCTACTCAGTTTTGTTCTTCATTGTGCACATTGCACATTGTCATGATCGATCGTCTTCATGAGTCGAATGCCTTAAAGCTTCATTTAAGCACCGTGGCATAAATTACAATTTGCAAAACAACATATACCCAAGAAAAGAAACTCTTAGTTTGTTGATATATGTGGACAATGTTATCATGGCATAGACATTTCAATCCTGCACAAGAAAAGTAACACTCAGTTTGGTTTTTGACCATTCTATTCATCGGTTGCACCCGAGGTTATCAGATAGATTTTCCAGACGAAGCTTGTGGCCAAACCTTCTTCTGAGCTTGAAGCATGTAGTCAACTAAGATAGCTAGTTCAACTATAAGAACAtcttctttgaaaaaattatgattatcGAGAACAAGTTGATAGCAAAAGTAACTAATCTCTACAAagaacaatttgcatttttcaaaagcaatttGTATTTGCCAAGAACAATTTGCATTTATCAAGAATGGCTCGGATATTCTAAGAACAAGTTATATTTAACCAATCATAACCTCATTTCTCCAAAAGTAACATTATTTTTAGTCATAATAAAGCTCAAGAACTCGTggcaaattattatttttttttgtaaacttTCCCATTTCCGGTAGAACTTCAAATGAACTATTCACTCGATAAGGTAGAGCTATAATTAGTAATCTACATTGTTATTagaacaaatgagaaaaatgaaaacttataATTAGTAAGAACAACTTTATATATCAAAAACAACCTGTGGTGAGTAAGAACAACTTGTATATGCTAAAAAAGACTAGTACTTACCAGGAACAACTTGTATTTATTATGAACTCCAGCATTTGGTAAGAACAACTAGGGTTTACAGAGCACAAGTTATTTTTACCACAACAGCTAGTGATATTTGTGATAAAGCTCATGAACTCGTTGtaaaccaaacatattgataggaattttcccatttaaagtaaaattaattttaaaataataattttaatcaaTAAATCGTAATTATTGGTAGCTAACTTAATAGTGGGCCTGGCTGCACGTAGGCCTGCCTTTAGCATATCTGTGTGGGCCTAGGCAAGGGCCTGTATTAATTAGGTCCTACGCAGCCCGCAAACTACTATGGAATATTTTGTTAATGAGGGGGCTCGGGCCAGGCCCGGCTTGACCCAGGCTCTGCCCATTGATAACCTCTTATCAGTAATGATGCTAAATTACTTTTCGGTGGTAAATGGAAAAAAGCGAACTTTTGTGTTTGCAAAGATAAGTTACTTTCGCTAATAAAACCAACTTATATATACGAAGCAACTTTCATTTCCCAAGGACGATTAGCATTTAGCACGCATCAGTTCCTTTACCCCCATCATGATTTCTTTGACCATAAATTAGATCTTCAACCACAAAATCAGTAACATTTACCGtgtaatgaatatttttttaccaGACAAGAGACTCTTTTACTATGagaagggaaacttttataacAGGTAAAAGAATAGACGAGGGAGATTTTACTCATTCTATTTTATTCAATGGTGCCTCACCGTAGAGACTCTTTTTCTGCTCAAAATCATCAGCATCAAAACCTTGTGATGTCCACGaagaccttaaaaaaaaaaatacttacacctgcaaaataaaataacactTTTTATCCCTAAAATATACATAGTTTTCTACCAAatccttgaaattttaatttattctaaataattctTGAAACTTGTCTAAATTTTCTAGTCAGGTCCATCTCCCATCAATCTCTGACTGAGCTAATGTGGCGATCGGAAGAAGTTGGAGGATGATATGGGGATACACGACCTAGTTGCCAGATAACCTTCAAGAACGTTAGGCCTTAGCAACCCAATTGACAACTAAATTCGTTTTCCTATTGCAACAGGCCAAGGAAAGGCCAGCAAAACCTCTCAATAAGTCACGGGCTCGGGTGATAAGAGCACCCACTTCCCAACCTGGTTGATCTACATTTAGATTACGCTTGACGGTCAGGATAAAATTTAAGATgtcataaaatttattcttttttgtgtttGATACCTAttcaagacaagatagaattggATATAAATGGGATATAAgctggataaaattatcccatagggaaaagtcataaaaaaatgaacatgatttctaatattcacaataggaaattttttctcaaataaaaaattctttaattaacaaattcaaaattatattttggtataaataatatttgaattc
This genomic stretch from Eucalyptus grandis isolate ANBG69807.140 chromosome 3, ASM1654582v1, whole genome shotgun sequence harbors:
- the LOC104438524 gene encoding (-)-germacrene D synthase-like translates to MSLPIMAISSSSPAQDSSHVPERRSANFHPSIWRDYFLKYASDSNSMSSPAKSDDRIEKLKGEVRKMLTDAMDKPSQKLNLIDQIQRVGIAYHFKIEINQQLEQIHESCFNFHNGDKDSHLHTTALLFRLLRQEGYTISCEIFNKFKDSNGNFNESLIANVQGLLSLFEACHTRFHGDDVLNDALAFTMTHLKSIDEGKASPNLKKQVSHALNQPIHKGIPRLEARQYIPLYQEKPSHNEVLLALAKLDFNLLQEQHQKELGNLTRWWKNLDIERKFPFARDRLVEMYLWMSIVYFESDYEAAREILTKVASMVSIIDDIYDVNGTLEELGLFTEAIESWDINAKEGLPEYMQACYKTVLDFYDEIGYEVTSKGQSYRLFYAKEAMKNLVRAYFAEAKWFHLNHVPTMEEYMPIALTSAAVELLLVTSLLGMEDFVTKDAFDWLLYGDSKMVKAVKLVGRLMDDIAGHKFEQERGHGPSSVECFMKQYKVTEKEAKVELRKQVANAWKDINEGLCCTAIVPRPLLVRILNFVRAMHVMYKDEIDIYTHAGTKFKEYVTSLYVNPLPM